The Methanobacterium alcaliphilum genome segment TAGCCACAAATGGAAATTACAACTTTCACAGAGTGACGATAATCACACTCCAGTCGACGCCTTAATTCATGGCACATACAATACACAACACACACAGAAACACAAACATATTAGAAATTATTGCAAAAAAGTGATATGAAATTAATCAAAAACAACCCATAATAAACCCCTAATCAAGAAAAACTACTATGAAACTAAGTTTTTTAGAAATGTAATTATTGTAAAAAAATAAGGAAAAAACTTTGATGAATTCAACTTCCAATAATAATATAAATCAAATAATAAGGGAAAATTCTATTATATATTAATATCTAACCTTCCCAATATGTCTCGTACTTCCTGGATCTTCTCCATTGAAATGTGCTAAATAGTATATGAACCATTCCAATGGAATAACCAGGATGAATGGAGATAATATACTATTAATATCAGCATAGTCCTGCATTCTAAAGAGGATATTTTTTGTCCCTATATTTTCACAAAATTCAACTGATTTTTGAGTTAATATATCACCTGGAAAATTTGAATCTAAAAATATAACCGGCACATCTTTTTCGACTCTTTCAATTAAGCCATGTCTGAATTCTCCAGAATACAATGGGCAAGCGTGTTTTAGGGCACCTTCCATTAACATAGTCATGGCTAATTTATAGGCTAGACCATAGTTAGGACCAGATCCAATACAATAAAATAAGTTTTCATCTTTAAATTCATTTGCTAACTCTTTATTCTCTTTTTCTGTGGATTTAATTAATTTTTCCATTATATCTGGAATTTTTGTTAACTGTTCAAAGATTTTGCGGGATTTAAAATCATCAAATGCTCCAAATAGAACATAATATAATCCCATTAATTGAGTAACATAAGTTTTAGTACCCAATATTGCTTCTTCTCTTCCACCTTCAGTGACAACAGCAATATTTGCTTTTTTGGCCATAGAACTATTTTTTTCATTGGTAATGACTGCAGTGTACATTCCTTCTTCATTTGCTTTTTTCATAGCATCTCTAGTATCTGCCGTTTCGCCAGATTGTGAAGTAAAAATAGCAACAGAATTTTTATTAGATATTTTTTTATGATAATAAAATTCGTATCCTGTTAAAACATCCACATTAACATCTTGAACCATTTCTAAGGCATATTTTGCAGAATAACAAGTAGAAAGAGAACTTCCACAACCTATTAAATATATTTTTTCTGTTTCTGATATTTTTCTAGCAATAGAATCTAAATTTTCCTTTTGAGACTCTAATGTTTTTCTAATAGCATTAGGTTGTTCTAATATTTCTTCATACATTTTATATATGACCATATAATCCCTCAAATTTCTAAGGAAATTTTAATAAAATTTATTATAACTTATATTTTTTAATTTCTTAATTATACATGAATTTGATAAATTAATTTATCGACTATTCATAAAAATGATATACTCTAATATCATTTATTAACTAATATATTTTATAAGAGAACATCATCATTAGATTAAAATCAGGAAGATACTAATGTTAAACCATTTTTTAAATAAATTATTTCCAAAAAAACAAAAGAAAGTAATTTATACGGCTATTACTGGAGACTACGATGAATTAGTGACCCCTACTTACATCAATAAAACTGGGATTACATTTGTTTTACAGATAATAAAAATATTAAATCTAAACACTGGCAAATTCGAGAAATGGAAAATTCTAATTTAGATAAAATAAAAAAAGCTAGGAAATACAAAATTTTACCACATAGATACTTAGAGGAATATGATCAAAGCCTTTGGGTTGATGGGAACTTTATGATTCTAAATGACATTAACAAATTTATAAAAAAATTTGCCAAACAAACATCCATGATGTGTATTGCTCATCCAGATAGAGAATGTATTTATGAAGAAGCAGAAGTTTGTATAAAAGTAAAAAAAGATTCTGAAGAAATTATTTCAAAGCAAATTAATAAATATTCTTTAGAAAAATATCCTCCGAATAATGGTTTAATTGCAAGTGGAATTTTATACAGAAAACACAACGACCCCCAAGTAATAAAATTAATGGAAGATTGGTGGAAAGAAGTTAAATTACACAGTCGTAGGGATCAATTAAGCTACAACTATGTCTGTTGGAAAAATAGGTTCCATTATGATGAATGCGATCTGCTTTACTGGAATAATAAATACTTTAATCGTCTTGAACATAAATAATAGGGGTAATTCACTAAAAGAGAATATTTAAAATAATTAACAATATAAACATGGTGAAAAGAATGAAAGTATTGATTATAGGTTCAGAAGGTATGTTAGGTCATGATTTAGTAGATGTCCTATCTGAGGAAAATGAAATTAGCACCACTACCATTGATACTCTGGATATCACAGAAATTAAAAAAACAATAAAAACTGTGAAAGATATCAACCCTGATGTTGTTGTTCATGCAGCAGCATTTACTGATGTGGATGGCAGTGAATCACATGAAGATTTGGCATATAAAGTGAATGTAATTGGAACACGCAACGTTGCTGTTGCATGTAGAGAAGCAGACGCTGCGCTGGTTTATATATGTACTGACTATGTTTTCGATGGAACTAAAGGAACAGCTTATCGGGAATATGATCAAGTCAATCCTCTAAGTGTATATGGTAAAACTAAGTACTTAGGCGAAGTCTGTGTAAAAGAAATTCTTAATAAATTTTACATAGCCCGAACATCGTGGTTATATGGATTCCATGGGCCTAACTTTGTCACCACCATGCTAAAACTTGCAGAAAACTATGACAGCATTAATGTAGTGGGTGACCAGATAGGTTCGCCAACATATACTGTGGATCTTGCTAAAGCAATTGCAGAGCTCATTAAAAAGCCCATTTATGGTACTTATCACCTTACCAACAGCGAACATTGCTCCTGGCATGAATACGCTCAGTTAATCTTTGAGAACGCAGGTATTGAAATTGAATTAAAACCAGTTACTACCGAAGAATTTGGAAGTGCAGCAGCACGGCCCAAATATTCAGTTCTTGAAAATTACAACTGGAAAATGGAGGGATTCCCCCCAATTAGGAGTTACAAAGAAGCTTTAAAGGATTATATGAAATTATTATAATCTTCTTTAATTTTTTAGAATTAATAATAATAAATAATATATTGAATGAAAAATAGGGCTTAATAAAAATTAATTCTTCTTTTTTTAAAAAGTAAAATTGTTTTATTTTATATTATTTAATAAATAAGGAAATTTTATTAACTTATTTTATTAAAATATTTAAGAGATAAAAGTGCGTATATTTTCTAAATTATTATAAAGGAGAAAACAGAATGAAAGGAATTGTACTTGCAGGAGGATCTGGTACTCGACTTTATCCTATTACCAAAGCGGTTTCCAAACAATTACTCCCCATTTATGACAAACCCATGATTTATTACCCTCTTTCCGTGCTTATGTTAGCTGGAATTAAGGAAATACTTATTATTTCTACCCCTAGAGATCTACCATTATATGAGGAACTTTTAGGAGATGGTAGTGAACTGGGAGTATCATTTTCATATGTTGTGCAGGAAGAACCACGGGGACTGGCAGATGCATTTATTGTAGGGGAAGAATTTATTGGTGATGACAGCGTAGTCCTGGTTTTAGGGGACAACATATTTTATGGTCACAGATTTAGTGAAATTTTGCAAAGAGCAGCACAGATTGAAGATGGAGC includes the following:
- a CDS encoding SIS domain-containing protein, with the protein product MVIYKMYEEILEQPNAIRKTLESQKENLDSIARKISETEKIYLIGCGSSLSTCYSAKYALEMVQDVNVDVLTGYEFYYHKKISNKNSVAIFTSQSGETADTRDAMKKANEEGMYTAVITNEKNSSMAKKANIAVVTEGGREEAILGTKTYVTQLMGLYYVLFGAFDDFKSRKIFEQLTKIPDIMEKLIKSTEKENKELANEFKDENLFYCIGSGPNYGLAYKLAMTMLMEGALKHACPLYSGEFRHGLIERVEKDVPVIFLDSNFPGDILTQKSVEFCENIGTKNILFRMQDYADINSILSPFILVIPLEWFIYYLAHFNGEDPGSTRHIGKVRY
- a CDS encoding glycosyltransferase domain-containing protein, with protein sequence MREMENSNLDKIKKARKYKILPHRYLEEYDQSLWVDGNFMILNDINKFIKKFAKQTSMMCIAHPDRECIYEEAEVCIKVKKDSEEIISKQINKYSLEKYPPNNGLIASGILYRKHNDPQVIKLMEDWWKEVKLHSRRDQLSYNYVCWKNRFHYDECDLLYWNNKYFNRLEHK
- the rfbD gene encoding dTDP-4-dehydrorhamnose reductase encodes the protein MKVLIIGSEGMLGHDLVDVLSEENEISTTTIDTLDITEIKKTIKTVKDINPDVVVHAAAFTDVDGSESHEDLAYKVNVIGTRNVAVACREADAALVYICTDYVFDGTKGTAYREYDQVNPLSVYGKTKYLGEVCVKEILNKFYIARTSWLYGFHGPNFVTTMLKLAENYDSINVVGDQIGSPTYTVDLAKAIAELIKKPIYGTYHLTNSEHCSWHEYAQLIFENAGIEIELKPVTTEEFGSAAARPKYSVLENYNWKMEGFPPIRSYKEALKDYMKLL